In Paramormyrops kingsleyae isolate MSU_618 chromosome 13, PKINGS_0.4, whole genome shotgun sequence, a single window of DNA contains:
- the phlda2 gene encoding pleckstrin homology-like domain family A member 2: MNNHSCWEFNCNTTQQPVKYLRIWRRNLITKIWPKNKNMKMSAAEISHVLKEGELEKRSDNFLQFWRRKMCVLTTDSLNIYADNQKKSKSKELKLQSIKKVDCVERTGKFVYFTIVTTDNKEIDFRCAGPDSCWNAVITMALIDFQNRRAIENFKTRQDDEIASPEQKEKRLARGP; this comes from the coding sequence ATGAATAATCACTCCTGCTGGGaattcaactgcaacaccacaCAGCAACCAGTCAAATACCTGAGGATCTGGAGACGGAATCTAATTACCAAAATCTGGCCaaagaataaaaacatgaaaatgtcAGCGGCCGAGATTTCGCACGTTTTGAAGGAGGGTGAGCTGGAAAAGAGGAGCGACAACTTTCTCCAGTTCTGGAGAAGGAAGATGTGCGTCCTTACCACAGACAGCCTGAACATCTACGCCGACAACCAGAAGAAGTCAAAGAGCAAGGAGCTCAAACTGCAGTCGATCAAGAAGGTGGactgcgtggagcggacggggaaATTTGTTTACTTCACCATTGTCACAACGGATAATAAAGAGATAGACTTCCGATGCGCCGGCCCGGACAGCTGCTGGAATGCGGTCATCACCATGGCCCTGATTGACTTCCAGAACAGAAGAGCCATTGAGAACTTCAAAACGCGGCAGGACGACGAGATCGCCTCGCCGGAGCAAAAGGAGAAGCGGCTGGCAAGAGGTCCCTGA
- the nap1l4a gene encoding nucleosome assembly protein 1-like 4a isoform X1 codes for MEKDKNEDTGKAGAPTAPNPQAPAAAAQRCPGGMMPAPPLDIVSLLPKSVKRRVNALKQLQVQGAHLEAKFYKEVHELERKYAALYQPHFDKRYNIVTGAVEPTDEECEWHSDHEDEEALADDRSKKATVEAALQQEAAPAEAAAPAEAGPAEEAPAEEGPKGVPEFWLTIFKNVDMLSDMLQEHDEPILRYLQDIKVKFSDPDQPMSFTLEFHFEPNNFFKNEVLTKVYRMKSEPDPEDPFSFEGPEIVDCEGCEIDWHKGKDVTVKTIKKKQKHKGRGTVRTITKQVPSDSFFNFFNPIKVSSDGEMDEDSELILATDFEIGHFFRERIVPHAVLYFTGEALEDDESYEEEELEEGEEEQDHEEDEDDEGDDPKA; via the exons ATGGAGAAAGACAAGAATGAAGATACAG GTAAGGCAGGAGCTCCGACTGCACCGAATCCTCAGGCCCCGGCAGCAGCTGCGCAGCGGTGTCCCGGGGGCATgatgcctgcccccccccttgacATTGTGAG CCTGCTGCCCAAGTCTGTGAAGAGACGAGTCAATGCGCTAAAGCAGCTGCAGGTCCAGGGGGCCCACCTGGAGGCCAAATTCTACAAGGAGGTCCATGAGTTGGAGAGGAAGTATGCTGCTCTCTACCAGCCTCATTTTGACAAG AGATACAACATAGTGACTGGAGCTGTGGAACCTACAGATGAGGAGTGTGAGTGGCACAGTGACCATGAGGATGAAGAGGCTTTGGCT GATGACCGGAGTAAGAAGGCCACTGTGGAGGCTGCTCTGCAGCAGGAGGCGGCCCccgcagaggcggcggccccggCAGAAGCGGGCCCCGCAGAGGAGGCCCCCGCAGAGGAGGGCCCCAAAGGCGTCCCGGAGTTCTGGCTCACCATCTTCAAGAACGTTGACATGCTTAGTGACATGCTACAG GAACATGATGAGCCGATCCTGAGATACTTACAAGACATCAAAGTGAAATTTTCTGACCCTGACCAGCCTATG AGCTTCACATTGGAGTTTCACTTTGAGCCAAACAACTTCTTTAAAAACGAGGTcctcacaaaggtttacagaatgaAGTCCGAACCAGATCCTGAAGATCCCTTCTCCTTTGAGGGTCCAGAGATTGTGGACTGTGAGGG CTGTGAAATTGATTGGCATAAAGGCAAAGACGTGACCGTAAAAACCATAAAgaagaaacagaaacacaaagggAGGGGCACGGTGCGGACCATCACCAAGCAAGTACCCAGCGACTCCTTCTTCAACTTCTTCAACCCCATCAAAG TTTCATCAGATGGAGAGATG GATGAGGATTCCGAGTTAATTTTAGCAACAGACTTTGAGATTGGCCACTTCTTCCGTGAAAGGATAGTCCCTCATGCGGTGCTCTACTTCACTGGGGAGGCCCTGGAGGATGATGAGAGC TATGAAGAGGAGGAACTtgaggaaggggaggaggaG CAGGATCAtgaagaagatgaagatgatgagGGAGATGACCCCAAG GCGTAA
- the nap1l4a gene encoding nucleosome assembly protein 1-like 4a isoform X2, with amino-acid sequence MEKDKNEDTGKAGAPTAPNPQAPAAAAQRCPGGMMPAPPLDIVSLLPKSVKRRVNALKQLQVQGAHLEAKFYKEVHELERKYAALYQPHFDKRYNIVTGAVEPTDEECEWHSDHEDEEALADDRSKKATVEAALQQEAAPAEAAAPAEAGPAEEAPAEEGPKGVPEFWLTIFKNVDMLSDMLQEHDEPILRYLQDIKVKFSDPDQPMSFTLEFHFEPNNFFKNEVLTKVYRMKSEPDPEDPFSFEGPEIVDCEGCEIDWHKGKDVTVKTIKKKQKHKGRGTVRTITKQVPSDSFFNFFNPIKVSSDGEMDEDSELILATDFEIGHFFRERIVPHAVLYFTGEALEDDESYEEEELEEGEEEDHEEDEDDEGDDPKA; translated from the exons ATGGAGAAAGACAAGAATGAAGATACAG GTAAGGCAGGAGCTCCGACTGCACCGAATCCTCAGGCCCCGGCAGCAGCTGCGCAGCGGTGTCCCGGGGGCATgatgcctgcccccccccttgacATTGTGAG CCTGCTGCCCAAGTCTGTGAAGAGACGAGTCAATGCGCTAAAGCAGCTGCAGGTCCAGGGGGCCCACCTGGAGGCCAAATTCTACAAGGAGGTCCATGAGTTGGAGAGGAAGTATGCTGCTCTCTACCAGCCTCATTTTGACAAG AGATACAACATAGTGACTGGAGCTGTGGAACCTACAGATGAGGAGTGTGAGTGGCACAGTGACCATGAGGATGAAGAGGCTTTGGCT GATGACCGGAGTAAGAAGGCCACTGTGGAGGCTGCTCTGCAGCAGGAGGCGGCCCccgcagaggcggcggccccggCAGAAGCGGGCCCCGCAGAGGAGGCCCCCGCAGAGGAGGGCCCCAAAGGCGTCCCGGAGTTCTGGCTCACCATCTTCAAGAACGTTGACATGCTTAGTGACATGCTACAG GAACATGATGAGCCGATCCTGAGATACTTACAAGACATCAAAGTGAAATTTTCTGACCCTGACCAGCCTATG AGCTTCACATTGGAGTTTCACTTTGAGCCAAACAACTTCTTTAAAAACGAGGTcctcacaaaggtttacagaatgaAGTCCGAACCAGATCCTGAAGATCCCTTCTCCTTTGAGGGTCCAGAGATTGTGGACTGTGAGGG CTGTGAAATTGATTGGCATAAAGGCAAAGACGTGACCGTAAAAACCATAAAgaagaaacagaaacacaaagggAGGGGCACGGTGCGGACCATCACCAAGCAAGTACCCAGCGACTCCTTCTTCAACTTCTTCAACCCCATCAAAG TTTCATCAGATGGAGAGATG GATGAGGATTCCGAGTTAATTTTAGCAACAGACTTTGAGATTGGCCACTTCTTCCGTGAAAGGATAGTCCCTCATGCGGTGCTCTACTTCACTGGGGAGGCCCTGGAGGATGATGAGAGC TATGAAGAGGAGGAACTtgaggaaggggaggaggaG GATCAtgaagaagatgaagatgatgagGGAGATGACCCCAAG GCGTAA
- the nap1l4a gene encoding nucleosome assembly protein 1-like 4a isoform X3 → MMPAPPLDIVSLLPKSVKRRVNALKQLQVQGAHLEAKFYKEVHELERKYAALYQPHFDKRYNIVTGAVEPTDEECEWHSDHEDEEALADDRSKKATVEAALQQEAAPAEAAAPAEAGPAEEAPAEEGPKGVPEFWLTIFKNVDMLSDMLQEHDEPILRYLQDIKVKFSDPDQPMSFTLEFHFEPNNFFKNEVLTKVYRMKSEPDPEDPFSFEGPEIVDCEGCEIDWHKGKDVTVKTIKKKQKHKGRGTVRTITKQVPSDSFFNFFNPIKVSSDGEMDEDSELILATDFEIGHFFRERIVPHAVLYFTGEALEDDESYEEEELEEGEEEQDHEEDEDDEGDDPKA, encoded by the exons ATgatgcctgcccccccccttgacATTGTGAG CCTGCTGCCCAAGTCTGTGAAGAGACGAGTCAATGCGCTAAAGCAGCTGCAGGTCCAGGGGGCCCACCTGGAGGCCAAATTCTACAAGGAGGTCCATGAGTTGGAGAGGAAGTATGCTGCTCTCTACCAGCCTCATTTTGACAAG AGATACAACATAGTGACTGGAGCTGTGGAACCTACAGATGAGGAGTGTGAGTGGCACAGTGACCATGAGGATGAAGAGGCTTTGGCT GATGACCGGAGTAAGAAGGCCACTGTGGAGGCTGCTCTGCAGCAGGAGGCGGCCCccgcagaggcggcggccccggCAGAAGCGGGCCCCGCAGAGGAGGCCCCCGCAGAGGAGGGCCCCAAAGGCGTCCCGGAGTTCTGGCTCACCATCTTCAAGAACGTTGACATGCTTAGTGACATGCTACAG GAACATGATGAGCCGATCCTGAGATACTTACAAGACATCAAAGTGAAATTTTCTGACCCTGACCAGCCTATG AGCTTCACATTGGAGTTTCACTTTGAGCCAAACAACTTCTTTAAAAACGAGGTcctcacaaaggtttacagaatgaAGTCCGAACCAGATCCTGAAGATCCCTTCTCCTTTGAGGGTCCAGAGATTGTGGACTGTGAGGG CTGTGAAATTGATTGGCATAAAGGCAAAGACGTGACCGTAAAAACCATAAAgaagaaacagaaacacaaagggAGGGGCACGGTGCGGACCATCACCAAGCAAGTACCCAGCGACTCCTTCTTCAACTTCTTCAACCCCATCAAAG TTTCATCAGATGGAGAGATG GATGAGGATTCCGAGTTAATTTTAGCAACAGACTTTGAGATTGGCCACTTCTTCCGTGAAAGGATAGTCCCTCATGCGGTGCTCTACTTCACTGGGGAGGCCCTGGAGGATGATGAGAGC TATGAAGAGGAGGAACTtgaggaaggggaggaggaG CAGGATCAtgaagaagatgaagatgatgagGGAGATGACCCCAAG GCGTAA